In Candidatus Moanabacter tarae, the genomic stretch TTGCAAAACCCGGCATGGGGACACCTGAACAGACCATCTCAAACTTCGATGCAGAAGCAGCTGCTGAGGCGGCAGAGACGCATGCCAAAGTCGTGGTCGGGATTAAAACCGCCCACTATTGGACTAATCTGCCCTTCGATAAGGACCATCCTCCATGGGAATCGGTCGAAAAAGCCGTTGAAGCAGGAAATCTCTGTAATATGCCTGCTATGATCGATTTCCACCCTCGCCCGCCGGATCGTCCCTATTCGGAACTACTTCTTAAAAAACTACGCCCGGGTGATATCCACACCCACGTCTTCGCACGGCATATTCCAACCATCAACGAAAATGGTAAAGTCGAGCGCTACATGTTTCAGGCCCGAGATAGGGGTATCTGGTTCGATCTAGGGCACGGGGCTGCGAGCTTTTGGTTCCGCAACGGCATTCGAGCCATCGATGAAGGGTTCGGACCCGATTCCATCAGCACAGACCTGCACATGTCTAATATCCTGGGTCCTGTCTTCACTATGGCGGACACAATGTCCAAATGTTTAATTATGGGAATGTCTCTCGAAGAAGTAATCTTCAGATCTACCGTAACGCCGGCACAAGCTATTCAACGGCCCAAGCTCGGTACTCTCAGTGTTGGGGCCGAAGCTGACATTGCCGTCTTCGATCTTCAGAAAGGCGAATTTTCTTATCCTGACTGCGGCCGTAAACGGTTGGACGGCAAAGAGCGTCTAGAATGCAAATTGACAATTCGCAACGGCGAGGTCATCTACGATCGTGACGCTATGACTGCAGCACCGTGGAAATAAGCCTATGTTCCTTCCATAGTCGAGGTGCAGTTTTATACTTTTAAGGTGTTCTTCCACTCGGCTAACCATCATCTAACCAATTCCGATACAATTGAAAAATTATATAGGACGCCCCAAGGAAGATCTAGATACACCGGTTGTTCTGGTGGACCTGGAAATCATGGAGAAGAATATCGAGAAAATGGTTGGTATTATCGTCAAGAGCGCCGGCGTCCGCTGGCGGCCCCACACGAAAGCGATGAAGACGCCAGAGCTTGCTCAAAAGTTGCTGGACGCTGGAGCTTCGGGTATCACCTGTGCGAAACTTGGTGAAGCCGAGGTCATGGCAGATGCCGGTATTACCGACATCCTTGTCGCCAATCAAATCGTAGGTCCTTATAAGATTGCTCGGCTCGTTGAGTTGCGCCACCGGGCAGACGTCATGGTTCTTGTCGATAACAAAGAAAACATCGACGCATTGGATCGGGCAGCGCAAGAGAGTGGGATCATCCTCAAGGTACTAGTCGAAGTTAATGTTGGAATGGATAGGGCAGGGGTTGAGCCAGGCGAACCGGTCCTTGAGTTAGCAAAAAAAATCGAAGAGTCCAAAGGCCTCGAATTCTCAGGCATCCAGACCTGGGAATCTCACACACTAAAAATTACCCCTTTGGAAAAAAAAGAGCGTACTCTCGCTGAAGCAATAAAACGGTTTGTCGACTCTGCGGAACTTTGCCGAAAAAATGGAATTTCAGTCGATATCTTGAGTTGTGGAGGAACTGGAACCTACTGGATTAGCGCGGTACAACCTGGGATCACAGAGATCGAAGCTGGTGGAGGGATTTTTTGTGACATCCAATACCACAAAAATTTTGGTGTGGCGCACGATTACGCCCTGACTGTATACTCGACGGTCACCAGTCGGCCCACGCCTACTCGACTCATCTGCGACTCCGGAAGGAAAACCATGAGCACCGATGCCGGCACCCCTAAACCATTAGGTATGCCTGAAGTCACCTCGGTCAGCCTTTCAGCCGAACACGGAATTGTTCAATTCGCTGAACCAACCTCTAAACCGACAGTCGGCGATCGTATTGAATTCGTCGTCGGATACTCCGACACCACCACCTTTCT encodes the following:
- a CDS encoding Deacetylase, whose translation is MKLENKADLLLKGARVIDPANKRNSILDLTIKDGKISRIDNEISSDQADTSIDLSGLLVTPGLIDMHLHAYATRHHRSGNFMDSLNPDAHFPASGVTTCVDTGTAGADEIGHFRETVMDQSKTRVLAYVNIAKPGMGTPEQTISNFDAEAAAEAAETHAKVVVGIKTAHYWTNLPFDKDHPPWESVEKAVEAGNLCNMPAMIDFHPRPPDRPYSELLLKKLRPGDIHTHVFARHIPTINENGKVERYMFQARDRGIWFDLGHGAASFWFRNGIRAIDEGFGPDSISTDLHMSNILGPVFTMADTMSKCLIMGMSLEEVIFRSTVTPAQAIQRPKLGTLSVGAEADIAVFDLQKGEFSYPDCGRKRLDGKERLECKLTIRNGEVIYDRDAMTAAPWK
- a CDS encoding D-threonine aldolase translates to MKNYIGRPKEDLDTPVVLVDLEIMEKNIEKMVGIIVKSAGVRWRPHTKAMKTPELAQKLLDAGASGITCAKLGEAEVMADAGITDILVANQIVGPYKIARLVELRHRADVMVLVDNKENIDALDRAAQESGIILKVLVEVNVGMDRAGVEPGEPVLELAKKIEESKGLEFSGIQTWESHTLKITPLEKKERTLAEAIKRFVDSAELCRKNGISVDILSCGGTGTYWISAVQPGITEIEAGGGIFCDIQYHKNFGVAHDYALTVYSTVTSRPTPTRLICDSGRKTMSTDAGTPKPLGMPEVTSVSLSAEHGIVQFAEPTSKPTVGDRIEFVVGYSDTTTFLHDYIYGIRNGIVETAWPLLGRGKLQ